In one Lolium rigidum isolate FL_2022 chromosome 3, APGP_CSIRO_Lrig_0.1, whole genome shotgun sequence genomic region, the following are encoded:
- the LOC124697207 gene encoding tryptophan synthase alpha chain-like, producing the protein MCSALEASSAPPPLSRPARGGAAVVTVPKRLVMKTVTAVAMSMPPRQPGRRTVLRTPRAPVPFVPVANGRSLSVAQTLSRVREQRKTAFIPYITAGDPDLATTAQALKLLDACGADVIELGMPSSDPYADGPVIQASAARALAGGATVDAVLSMLKEVTPELSCPVVLFSYLGPIVRRGATNFTASVKEAGVKGLVVPDLPYAETCAFRHAARNNNLELVLLITPTTPAERTKEIAQASQGFVYVVSVTGVTGPRESVDPRVKDRLKKIKQVTHKAVAVGFGISTPEHVRQIAEWGADAVIIGSTMVKQLGEATSPIEGLKRLEEYARSLKDALP; encoded by the exons ATGTGTTCCGCGCTCGAGGCAtcctctgcgccgccgccgctgagccGTCCGGCGCGGGGCGGTGCAGCAGTGGTGACCGTGCCGAAGAGGCTTGTGATGAAGACGGTAACCGCGGTGGCGATGTCCATGCCCCCACGGCAGCCGGGGAGGCGGACGGTGCTCAGAACGCCGCGTGCCCCCGTGCCGTTCGTCCCCGTCGCCAACGGGCGGAGCCTATCGGTGGCACAGACCCTGTCTAGGGTCAGGGAGCAGAGGAAG ACGGCGTTCATCCCATACATCACCGCCGGCGACCCCGATTTGGCGACCACGGCACAGGCACTCAAGCTCCTCGACGCTTGTGGCGCGGACGTCATTGAGCTCGGCATGCCCTCCTCGGACCCTTACGCCGACGGGCCGGTCATCCAGGCTTCCGCAGCGAGGGCGCTGGCTGGCGGGGCGACAGTCGACGCCGTGTTGTCCATGCTGAAGGAGGTGACTCCGGAGCTGTCCTGCCCGGTTGTGCTCTTCTCGTATCTCGGGCCCATTGTGCGGCGGGGTGCGACAAACTTCACCGCCTCAGTCAAAGAAGCCGGGGTGAAGGGTCTTGTAGTGCCTGATCTTCCTTATGCCGAGACATGTGCATTCAGGCATGCAGCCAGAAACAACAACCTAGAGCTT GTCCTACTTATAACACCGACGACACCAGCAGAGAGGACCAAGGAGATCGCACAAGCTTCGCAAGGGTTTGTTTATGTTGTAAGCGTCACTGGAGTTACAGGTCCACGAGAAAGTGTGGACCCGCGTGTCAAAGATCGTCTCAAGAAAATTAAGCAG GTCACCCACAAAGCAGTGGCAGTAGGCTTTGGCATATCAACACCAGAACATGTTAGACAG ATTGCAGAGTGGGGTGCAGATGCAGTGATCATTGGCAGTACAATGGTGAAACAGTTGGGTGAAGCAACTTCTCCGATCGAAGGGTTAAAGAGACTAGAAGAATATGCCAGAAGCCTAAAAGATGCGCTGCCATAG